The proteins below come from a single Streptomyces sp. MRC013 genomic window:
- the ftsW gene encoding putative lipid II flippase FtsW — translation MPADDTAAPAPARARAAADALAARLAAAGRRLADLVPGAAPRTPAGVRAPAPPRRPAAAPRARATGPRGAAAPRTGARTRAGGAVRPPRGTGVRGLYERARRAWDRPLTAYYVILGASMLITVLGLVMVYSASIIKALELSLPATYFFRKQFVAAAIGTGLLLLASRMPVRLHRALAYPLLVITVFLMVLVQVPGIGHAVNGNQNWLYLGGPFQLQPSEFGKLALILWGADLLARKQDKRLLAQWKHLLVPIVPVAFLLLGLIMLGGDMGTAIILTAVLFGLLWLAGAPTRLFAGVLGVVAVIGVALVRGSDNRMARVACLGATDPGPGDACWQAVHGIYALASGGWFGSGLGASVEKWGQLPEPHTDFIFAITGEELGLAGTLSVLALFAALGYAGIRVAGRTEDPFVRYAAGGVTTWITAQAVVNIGAVLGLLPIAGVPLPLFSYGGSALLPTMFAVGLLIAFARDEPAAKAALAGREPRFGGRAGVSWMSMRRRVKKRPSGER, via the coding sequence ATGCCGGCCGACGACACCGCGGCCCCGGCGCCCGCCCGGGCCCGGGCAGCCGCCGACGCCCTCGCCGCACGGCTCGCGGCCGCGGGCCGGCGCCTCGCGGACCTGGTCCCGGGCGCCGCGCCGCGGACACCCGCGGGAGTGCGGGCGCCCGCACCCCCGCGGCGGCCCGCGGCCGCCCCGCGCGCCCGTGCGACCGGTCCCCGCGGGGCCGCCGCCCCGCGCACCGGGGCCCGCACGCGGGCCGGGGGCGCGGTGCGGCCGCCGCGCGGCACCGGGGTGCGGGGGCTGTACGAGCGGGCGCGCCGCGCCTGGGACCGGCCGCTCACGGCGTACTACGTGATCCTCGGCGCCAGCATGCTGATCACCGTGCTCGGCCTCGTCATGGTCTACTCGGCGTCGATCATCAAGGCGCTGGAGCTGTCCCTGCCGGCCACGTACTTCTTCCGCAAGCAGTTCGTCGCCGCCGCCATCGGCACCGGTCTGCTCCTGCTCGCCTCCCGCATGCCGGTCAGGCTGCACCGCGCCCTGGCGTACCCGTTGCTGGTGATCACGGTCTTCCTGATGGTCCTGGTCCAGGTCCCGGGCATAGGGCACGCGGTCAACGGCAATCAGAACTGGCTGTACCTCGGCGGCCCCTTCCAGCTCCAGCCCAGCGAGTTCGGCAAGCTGGCGCTGATCCTGTGGGGCGCGGACCTGCTCGCCAGGAAGCAGGACAAGCGGCTGCTCGCGCAGTGGAAGCACCTGCTCGTGCCGATCGTCCCCGTGGCCTTCCTGCTGCTCGGCCTGATCATGCTGGGCGGTGACATGGGAACGGCGATCATCCTGACGGCCGTCCTCTTCGGCCTGCTGTGGCTGGCCGGCGCCCCCACGCGGCTGTTCGCGGGGGTCCTCGGCGTCGTCGCCGTCATCGGCGTGGCGCTGGTCCGCGGCAGCGACAACCGCATGGCGAGGGTCGCCTGCCTGGGCGCCACCGACCCCGGCCCGGGGGACGCCTGCTGGCAGGCGGTCCACGGCATCTACGCCCTGGCGTCCGGCGGATGGTTCGGTTCCGGCCTGGGGGCGAGTGTGGAAAAATGGGGCCAACTCCCCGAACCGCACACCGACTTCATTTTCGCCATCACCGGGGAGGAACTGGGGCTGGCGGGGACGCTGTCGGTGCTCGCCCTGTTCGCGGCTCTAGGCTATGCGGGTATTCGCGTGGCCGGACGCACGGAGGACCCCTTCGTGAGGTACGCCGCGGGAGGTGTGACCACCTGGATCACGGCCCAGGCCGTGGTCAACATCGGTGCGGTGCTCGGCCTGCTGCCGATCGCCGGTGTCCCCCTCCCGCTGTTCTCCTACGGGGGCTCGGCCCTGCTGCCGACCATGTTCGCCGTCGGGTTGCTGATCGCCTTCGCGCGTGACGAGCCCGCCGCGAAAGCGGCCCTGGCCGGCCGGGAGCCCCGTTTCGGCGGCCGGGCCGGGGTGAGTTGGATGTCGATGCGACGGCGCGTCAAGAAGCGTCCGTCCGGAGAGCGGTGA
- the murG gene encoding undecaprenyldiphospho-muramoylpentapeptide beta-N-acetylglucosaminyltransferase, with the protein MHVVLAGGGTAGHIEPALALADALRRQDPTVGITALGTERGLETRLVPERGYELALIPAVPLPRKPTPELITVPGRLRGTIKAAEQVLERTKADCVVGFGGYVALPGYLAAKRLGVPIVVHEANARPGLANKIGSRYASAVAVATPDSKLRNARYIGIPLRHSIATLDRARVRPEARAAFGLDPNLPTLLVSGGSQGARRLNEVVQQVAPVLQRSGIQILHAVGPKNEVPHVDNMPGMPPYVPVSYVDRMDLAYAAADMMLCRAGAMTVAELSAVGLPAAYVPLPIGNGEQRLNAQPVVKAGGGLLVDDAELTPEWVQGNVLPVLADPHRLYEMSRAAAEFGRRDADQLLVGMVHEAIAARR; encoded by the coding sequence GTGCATGTCGTACTCGCCGGCGGGGGGACCGCCGGCCACATCGAGCCCGCGCTCGCCCTCGCGGATGCCCTGCGCAGGCAGGACCCGACCGTGGGGATCACGGCCCTCGGCACGGAGCGGGGCCTGGAGACCCGTCTGGTGCCCGAGCGGGGCTACGAGCTGGCGCTCATCCCCGCCGTGCCGCTGCCGCGCAAGCCCACCCCCGAGCTGATCACCGTTCCCGGGCGGCTGCGCGGCACGATCAAGGCCGCCGAGCAGGTCCTGGAGCGCACCAAGGCGGACTGCGTGGTCGGCTTCGGCGGCTACGTGGCGCTGCCCGGGTACCTGGCCGCCAAGCGGCTCGGCGTACCCATCGTCGTCCACGAGGCCAACGCCCGGCCCGGCCTGGCCAACAAGATCGGTTCCCGGTACGCCTCCGCGGTCGCCGTCGCCACGCCCGACAGCAAGCTGCGCAACGCCCGGTACATCGGCATTCCGCTGCGCCACTCCATCGCGACCCTGGACCGCGCCCGGGTGCGCCCCGAGGCGCGTGCGGCGTTCGGCCTCGACCCCAACCTGCCCACCCTGCTGGTCTCCGGCGGCTCGCAGGGCGCCCGCCGCCTCAACGAGGTCGTCCAGCAGGTGGCCCCGGTGCTCCAGCGGTCCGGGATCCAGATCCTCCACGCGGTCGGCCCGAAGAACGAGGTGCCACACGTCGACAACATGCCCGGTATGCCGCCTTATGTTCCCGTATCGTATGTGGACCGGATGGACCTCGCGTACGCCGCGGCCGACATGATGCTCTGCCGCGCGGGCGCGATGACCGTCGCCGAACTCTCCGCCGTCGGGCTCCCCGCCGCGTACGTCCCGCTGCCCATCGGCAACGGCGAGCAGCGGCTCAACGCCCAGCCGGTGGTCAAGGCCGGCGGCGGCCTGCTGGTCGACGACGCCGAGCTGACCCCCGAGTGGGTCCAGGGCAACGTCCTGCCGGTGCTCGCCGACCCGCACCGGCTGTACGAGATGTCCCGCGCCGCGGCCGAGTTCGGCCGCCGGGACGCCGACCAGCTGCTCGTGGGCATGGTCCACGAGGCGATCGCGGCACGCCGGTAG
- a CDS encoding FtsQ-type POTRA domain-containing protein — protein sequence MAGPMTARRGAEGSAGASPGRSPRGTGPGRGGGVRRLPPRPRILLLALAAAASAGGAVWLLYGSPWLRVESVSVSGTRVLTPSEVRSAAAVPVGSPLASVDTDAVGERLRRALPRVDSVEVVRSWPHEIGLEVVERRPVLLVRRGGKHVEVDAEGVRYATVATAPAGVPLLHLPAGRSPSLRRFGAERLAREAVGVVAGLPERIGRDLRSVRVRSYDSLTLELRGGRTVFWGSGEEREVKTRALLALMKAAPEAGYFDVSAPSAPAASRS from the coding sequence ATGGCCGGACCGATGACCGCCCGGCGCGGCGCGGAGGGGTCCGCGGGCGCGTCGCCGGGCCGGAGCCCCCGGGGGACCGGCCCGGGGCGCGGCGGGGGCGTGCGGCGCCTCCCGCCGCGCCCCCGCATCCTGCTCCTCGCCCTCGCCGCCGCGGCGTCCGCCGGCGGGGCGGTCTGGCTGCTGTACGGCTCCCCGTGGCTGCGGGTCGAGAGCGTCTCCGTCTCGGGCACCCGCGTCCTGACTCCCTCCGAGGTCCGCTCCGCGGCGGCCGTCCCCGTCGGCTCGCCGCTCGCCTCCGTCGACACGGACGCCGTCGGGGAGCGGCTGCGCCGCGCCCTGCCGCGGGTCGACTCGGTCGAGGTGGTCCGTTCGTGGCCGCACGAAATCGGCCTCGAAGTGGTCGAACGCCGACCCGTCCTGCTGGTTCGGCGGGGCGGGAAGCACGTCGAGGTGGACGCGGAGGGCGTCCGCTACGCCACGGTCGCCACCGCCCCCGCCGGGGTGCCCCTGCTCCACCTCCCCGCCGGGCGGTCGCCCAGCCTGCGCCGCTTCGGGGCGGAGCGGCTGGCCCGGGAGGCCGTGGGCGTGGTGGCCGGGCTCCCGGAGCGGATCGGCCGCGACCTCCGGTCCGTCCGCGTCCGCTCGTACGACTCCCTCACCCTGGAGCTGAGAGGGGGCCGCACGGTGTTCTGGGGGAGCGGGGAGGAGCGCGAGGTGAAGACGCGCGCGCTCCTGGCTCTGATGAAAGCGGCGCCCGAGGCGGGGTACTTCGACGTGAGCGCCCCCAGCGCCCCTGCGGCGTCGCGGAGTTGA
- the ftsZ gene encoding cell division protein FtsZ translates to MAAPQNYLAVIKVIGVGGGGVNAINRMIEVGLKGVEFIAINTDAQALLMSDADVKLDVGRELTRGLGAGANPAVGRKAAEDHREEIEEVLKGADMVFVTAGEGGGTGTGGAPVVANIARSLGALTIGVVTRPFTFEGRRRANQAEDGIAELREEVDTLIVIPNDRLLSISDRQVSVLDAFKSADQVLLSGVQGITDLITTPGLINLDFADVKSVMSEAGSALMGIGSARGDDRAVAAAEMAISSPLLEASIDGARGVLLSISGGSDLGLFEINEAAQLVSEAAHPEANIIFGAVIDDALGDEVRVTVIAAGFDGGQPPARRDNVLGTSTAKREESASPAPRASEPVRSASGGLGTVPVREEPPAVPAEPAPAVVESPLPAVAPPSIPTTRPYADSQAEELDVPDFLK, encoded by the coding sequence GTGGCAGCACCGCAGAACTACCTCGCAGTCATCAAGGTCATCGGTGTCGGCGGCGGTGGTGTCAATGCCATCAACCGAATGATCGAGGTCGGTCTCAAGGGCGTCGAGTTCATCGCCATCAACACGGACGCGCAAGCGCTGTTGATGAGTGACGCCGACGTCAAGCTGGACGTCGGCCGCGAACTCACCCGCGGCCTCGGGGCCGGGGCCAACCCGGCAGTCGGCCGCAAGGCGGCAGAGGACCACCGCGAGGAGATCGAGGAGGTCCTCAAGGGGGCCGACATGGTCTTCGTCACCGCCGGCGAGGGCGGCGGCACCGGAACCGGTGGCGCGCCCGTCGTCGCCAACATCGCGCGCTCCCTCGGCGCGCTCACCATCGGTGTGGTCACCCGCCCCTTCACCTTCGAGGGCCGGCGCCGCGCGAACCAGGCGGAGGACGGCATCGCCGAGCTCCGCGAAGAGGTCGACACCCTCATCGTCATCCCCAACGACCGGTTGCTGTCCATCTCGGACCGCCAGGTCAGCGTGCTGGACGCGTTCAAGTCCGCCGACCAGGTGCTGCTCTCGGGCGTCCAGGGCATCACGGACCTCATCACCACCCCGGGCCTGATCAACCTCGACTTCGCCGACGTCAAGTCGGTCATGTCGGAGGCCGGTTCGGCGCTCATGGGCATCGGCTCCGCCCGCGGCGACGACCGCGCCGTGGCCGCCGCCGAGATGGCGATCTCCTCACCGCTCCTGGAGGCGTCCATCGACGGCGCCCGGGGCGTGCTGCTCTCCATCTCCGGCGGCTCCGACCTCGGCCTGTTCGAGATCAACGAGGCCGCCCAGCTGGTCAGCGAGGCCGCCCACCCCGAGGCCAACATCATCTTCGGCGCCGTCATCGACGACGCCCTGGGCGACGAGGTGCGGGTCACGGTCATCGCGGCCGGCTTCGACGGCGGCCAGCCGCCCGCCCGGCGCGACAACGTGCTCGGCACCTCGACCGCCAAGCGCGAGGAGTCCGCCTCGCCGGCACCCCGCGCCTCCGAGCCCGTCCGCTCCGCGAGCGGCGGTCTCGGCACGGTCCCGGTGCGCGAGGAGCCCCCGGCCGTCCCGGCCGAGCCCGCTCCGGCCGTCGTCGAGAGCCCGCTCCCGGCCGTCGCGCCGCCGTCGATCCCGACGACGCGCCCGTACGCGGACAGCCAGGCGGAAGAGCTGGACGTCCCGGACTTCCTGAAGTGA
- the pgeF gene encoding peptidoglycan editing factor PgeF translates to MIERHDTADGAHFAFTDRWGGVSAVPYEELNLGGAVGDDPAAVRRNRRIAAERLGADPESVVWMHQVHGRTVHVVDGPWPTESEVPEGDGVVTARRGLPLAVLTADCVPVLLADPVAGVVAAVHAGRPGMVAGVVPAAVEAMVALGAEPSGIVARTGPAVCGRCYEVPSAMRDEIAAVEPAARAETSWGTPAVDVVAGVHAQLERMGVRDRRASGVCTRESEDHFSYRRDRTTGRLAGYVWLDGDATRPKAGGG, encoded by the coding sequence GTGATAGAGCGGCACGACACCGCGGACGGCGCCCACTTCGCCTTCACCGACCGGTGGGGCGGGGTGAGCGCCGTTCCGTACGAGGAGCTCAACCTCGGGGGCGCCGTGGGCGACGACCCCGCCGCCGTACGGCGGAACCGGAGGATCGCGGCCGAGCGGCTGGGCGCGGACCCCGAGTCGGTCGTCTGGATGCACCAGGTGCACGGCCGGACCGTCCACGTGGTCGACGGCCCCTGGCCGACGGAATCGGAGGTTCCGGAAGGCGACGGCGTCGTCACCGCCCGGAGGGGGCTGCCGCTCGCGGTCCTGACCGCGGACTGCGTCCCCGTCCTCCTCGCCGATCCGGTCGCGGGCGTCGTGGCCGCGGTCCACGCGGGGCGGCCGGGGATGGTGGCCGGGGTCGTCCCGGCGGCGGTCGAGGCCATGGTCGCGCTCGGGGCGGAGCCGTCCGGGATCGTCGCCAGGACCGGCCCCGCCGTCTGCGGGCGCTGTTACGAGGTCCCGTCGGCCATGCGGGACGAGATCGCCGCCGTCGAGCCGGCCGCCCGGGCCGAGACCTCCTGGGGAACGCCGGCCGTCGACGTGGTCGCCGGGGTCCACGCCCAGCTGGAGCGGATGGGAGTCCGGGACAGACGGGCCTCCGGGGTCTGCACCCGCGAGTCGGAGGACCACTTCTCGTACCGCCGGGACCGCACGACGGGGCGACTCGCGGGATATGTCTGGCTTGACGGGGACGCTACCCGGCCGAAGGCGGGGGGAGGATAG
- a CDS encoding YggS family pyridoxal phosphate-dependent enzyme yields MTDRRTELAENLARVEERIGAACAAAGRKREDVTLIVVTKTHPASDVRILHGLGVRHVAENRDQDAAPKAAACADLDLTWHFVGQLQTNKVRSVVDYARVVQSVDRVKLVSALSAAAVRAGRELDCLVQVALDAGTDGRGARGGVAPEGVEELAAAVDGAPGLRLGGLMTVAPLTGPYARRQRAAFDRLMEFSSRLRATRPAANMVSAGMSADLEDAVAAGATHVRIGTAVLGVRPRLG; encoded by the coding sequence ATGACCGATCGCAGGACCGAACTCGCCGAGAACCTCGCGCGGGTGGAGGAACGTATCGGCGCCGCCTGCGCGGCGGCCGGGCGCAAGCGCGAGGACGTGACCCTGATCGTGGTCACCAAGACCCACCCCGCGAGCGACGTCCGGATCCTCCACGGACTCGGGGTCCGCCACGTGGCGGAGAACCGGGACCAGGACGCGGCCCCCAAGGCCGCCGCGTGCGCGGATCTCGATCTGACGTGGCACTTCGTCGGTCAGCTCCAGACCAACAAGGTACGATCCGTGGTCGATTACGCCCGGGTGGTGCAGTCGGTCGACCGGGTGAAGCTGGTCTCGGCGCTGTCGGCCGCCGCCGTGCGGGCCGGGCGGGAGCTGGACTGCCTGGTGCAGGTCGCACTCGACGCCGGGACGGACGGGCGGGGCGCGCGCGGCGGCGTCGCGCCCGAGGGGGTCGAGGAACTGGCCGCCGCGGTCGACGGCGCGCCCGGGCTCCGGCTCGGCGGGCTGATGACGGTCGCGCCGCTGACCGGCCCCTACGCGAGGCGGCAGCGCGCGGCGTTCGACCGGCTGATGGAATTCTCATCCCGTCTGCGTGCGACCCGCCCTGCTGCGAACATGGTGTCGGCGGGCATGAGCGCGGACCTCGAGGACGCGGTGGCGGCCGGGGCGACACATGTGCGCATCGGTACGGCGGTACTCGGAGTCCGCCCCCGGCTCGGGTAA
- the sepF gene encoding cell division protein SepF — MAGAMRKMAVYLGLVEDDGYDGRGFDPDDDFEPELEPEPERDRRHHQPPRQVEREEPVRAPVVQPPAQREPVPLPAESGRPARIAPVASITPERPSLEKSAPVIMPKVVSEREPYRITTLHPRTYNEARTIGEHFREGTPVIMNLTEMDDTDAKRLVDFAAGLVFGLHGSIERVTQKVFLLSPANVDVTAEDKARIAEGGFFNQS, encoded by the coding sequence ATGGCCGGCGCGATGCGCAAGATGGCGGTCTACCTCGGCCTCGTGGAGGACGATGGGTACGACGGCCGGGGGTTCGACCCCGACGACGACTTCGAGCCCGAACTCGAACCGGAGCCCGAGCGTGACCGGCGTCACCACCAGCCCCCCCGTCAGGTGGAGCGCGAGGAGCCGGTCCGCGCGCCGGTAGTGCAACCCCCGGCACAGCGCGAGCCCGTTCCGCTTCCCGCTGAAAGCGGACGACCTGCCCGAATCGCCCCCGTGGCGTCCATCACACCTGAACGCCCGAGCCTGGAGAAGAGCGCACCGGTGATCATGCCCAAGGTCGTGTCCGAGCGGGAGCCCTACCGGATCACCACGCTCCACCCGCGAACCTACAACGAGGCCCGTACCATCGGGGAACACTTCCGCGAGGGCACTCCCGTGATCATGAACCTCACGGAGATGGACGACACGGACGCGAAGCGACTTGTCGACTTCGCCGCCGGTCTCGTCTTCGGGCTGCATGGCAGCATTGAGCGAGTGACGCAGAAGGTGTTCCTGTTGTCGCCTGCTAACGTCGATGTCACGGCGGAGGACAAGGCCCGCATCGCAGAGGGCGGATTCTTCAACCAGAGCTGA
- a CDS encoding YggT family protein, producing MGIALQVIYIALTCFLILLIFRLVMQYVFQFARSWEPGKAMVVVLEATYTVTDPPLKLLQRFIPPLRLGGVALDLSFFVLMIIVYILLDIAGSFAMRV from the coding sequence ATGGGTATCGCACTACAGGTGATCTACATCGCGCTGACGTGCTTCCTGATCCTGCTGATCTTCCGACTGGTCATGCAGTACGTCTTCCAGTTCGCCCGTTCATGGGAACCCGGCAAGGCGATGGTGGTCGTCCTGGAGGCCACCTACACTGTCACCGATCCACCACTGAAGCTTCTGCAGCGGTTCATCCCGCCGTTGCGTCTCGGAGGCGTGGCACTCGACCTGTCCTTCTTCGTTCTGATGATCATCGTCTACATCCTCCTCGACATCGCGGGTAGCTTCGCGATGAGGGTGTGA
- the ileS gene encoding isoleucine--tRNA ligase: MSQYRQVPAQIDLPALEHAVLDFWREGKVFAKSLERSEGRPEWVFYEGPPTANGMPGAHHIEARVFKDVFPRFRTMRGYHVARKAGWDCHGLPVELAVEKELGFSGKKDIEAYGIAEFNARCRESVTRHTDAFAELTTRMGYWVDLDDAYRTMDPEYIESVWWSLKQIFDKGLLVQDHRVAPWCPRCGTGLSDHELAQGYETVVDPSVYVRFPLTSGPLAGEASLVVWTTTPWTLVSNTAVAAHPDVTYVVATDGREKLVVARPLLEKALGEGWEATGPTFTGAEMERWTYRRPFELVDFPQAAHFVVNAGYVTTEDGTGLVHQAPAFGEDDLRVCRAYGLPVVNPVRPDGTFEEDVPLVGGAFFKKADEALTADLDARGLLFRHIAYEHSYPHCWRCHTALLYYAQPSWYIRTTAVKDRLLEENEATNWFPDSVKHGRFGDWLDNNVDWALSRNRYWGTPLPIWRCEEGHLTCVGSRAELTDLTGADQSELDPHRPYIDDVAFGCTHEGCALTATRVPEVIDAWYDSGSMPFAQWGYPYRNKELFEKRYPAQFISEAIDQTRGWFYTLMAVGTLVFDRSSYENVVCLGHILAEDGRKMSKHLGNILQPIPLMDQHGADAVRWFMAAGGSPWAARRVGHGTIQEVVRKTLLTYWNTVAFQALYARTAGWAPSGADPAPAERAVLDRWLLSELHTLTDRVTQALEAYDTQRAGKLLSAFVDDLSNWYVRRSRRRFWQGDKGALRTLHEVVETVTRLMAPLTPFITERVWQDLVVPVTPEAPESVHLSTWPEADPSAIDPALSQQMALVRRLVELGRATRAESGVKTRQPLSRALVAAPGFESLGPELHAQITEELNVSSLASLSEVGGSLVDTTAKANFRPLGKRFGKGVQDVARAIAEADAAALSLALREGRATLEVGGETITLTPEEVVVTETPREGWSVASDAGATVALDLEITPELRLAGLARDAIRLIQEARKNSGLDVADRIALRWSSTDPEVASALEGHAGLIAEEVLATDLARGEGDGSFGEPFTDEALSLTFRLRRTP; encoded by the coding sequence ATGTCGCAGTACCGCCAGGTGCCCGCCCAGATCGACCTGCCCGCCCTCGAGCACGCCGTGCTCGACTTCTGGCGCGAGGGCAAGGTCTTCGCCAAGAGCCTCGAACGGTCCGAGGGCCGCCCCGAGTGGGTCTTCTACGAGGGCCCGCCCACGGCCAACGGGATGCCGGGCGCCCACCACATCGAGGCCCGCGTCTTCAAGGACGTCTTCCCCCGCTTCCGGACCATGCGCGGTTACCACGTGGCCCGCAAGGCGGGCTGGGACTGCCACGGCCTGCCCGTGGAGCTCGCCGTCGAGAAGGAGCTGGGCTTCTCCGGCAAGAAGGACATCGAGGCGTACGGGATCGCCGAGTTCAACGCCCGGTGCCGCGAGTCCGTGACCCGGCACACCGACGCGTTCGCCGAGCTGACGACCCGCATGGGCTACTGGGTCGACCTGGACGACGCCTACCGGACCATGGACCCCGAGTACATCGAGTCCGTGTGGTGGTCGCTGAAGCAGATCTTCGACAAGGGCCTGCTGGTCCAGGACCACCGCGTCGCCCCCTGGTGCCCCCGCTGCGGCACGGGCCTGTCGGACCACGAGCTGGCGCAGGGCTACGAGACGGTGGTCGACCCCTCCGTCTACGTCCGCTTCCCGCTGACCTCCGGCCCCCTGGCGGGCGAGGCCTCCCTGGTGGTGTGGACGACGACCCCCTGGACGCTGGTGTCCAACACGGCGGTCGCCGCCCACCCCGACGTGACGTACGTGGTGGCGACGGACGGCCGGGAGAAGCTCGTCGTCGCCCGGCCGCTGCTGGAGAAGGCCCTCGGCGAGGGCTGGGAGGCCACCGGCCCGACGTTCACGGGCGCGGAGATGGAGCGGTGGACCTACCGGCGCCCGTTCGAGCTGGTGGATTTCCCCCAGGCCGCGCACTTCGTCGTCAACGCCGGGTACGTCACCACCGAGGACGGCACGGGCCTGGTCCACCAGGCCCCCGCCTTCGGTGAGGACGACCTCAGGGTCTGCCGCGCCTACGGCCTGCCGGTCGTCAACCCGGTCCGCCCCGACGGCACCTTCGAGGAGGACGTCCCGCTCGTCGGCGGCGCGTTCTTCAAGAAGGCCGACGAGGCGCTCACCGCCGACCTCGACGCGCGCGGCCTGCTGTTCCGGCACATCGCGTACGAGCACAGCTACCCGCACTGCTGGCGCTGCCACACGGCGCTGCTGTACTACGCGCAGCCGTCCTGGTACATCCGCACCACGGCCGTCAAGGACCGGCTCCTGGAGGAGAACGAGGCGACCAACTGGTTCCCGGACTCCGTCAAGCACGGCCGCTTCGGCGACTGGCTGGACAACAACGTCGACTGGGCGCTCTCCCGCAACCGCTACTGGGGCACCCCGCTGCCGATCTGGCGCTGCGAGGAGGGCCACCTCACATGCGTCGGCTCGCGCGCGGAGCTGACCGACCTGACCGGTGCGGACCAGTCGGAACTGGACCCGCACCGCCCCTACATCGACGACGTCGCGTTCGGCTGCACCCACGAGGGCTGCGCGCTCACCGCGACCCGCGTGCCGGAGGTCATCGACGCCTGGTACGACTCGGGCTCGATGCCGTTCGCGCAGTGGGGCTACCCGTACAGGAACAAGGAGCTGTTCGAGAAGCGCTACCCGGCGCAGTTCATCTCCGAGGCCATCGACCAGACCCGCGGCTGGTTCTACACGCTGATGGCCGTCGGCACCCTCGTCTTCGACCGGTCGAGCTACGAGAACGTCGTGTGCCTGGGCCACATCCTCGCCGAGGACGGCCGCAAGATGTCCAAGCACCTGGGCAACATCCTCCAGCCGATCCCGTTGATGGACCAGCACGGCGCGGACGCGGTGCGCTGGTTCATGGCGGCCGGCGGCTCCCCGTGGGCGGCCCGCCGCGTCGGCCACGGCACCATCCAGGAGGTCGTCCGCAAGACGCTCCTCACCTACTGGAACACGGTCGCCTTCCAGGCCCTGTACGCGCGCACGGCGGGCTGGGCCCCGTCCGGCGCCGACCCGGCCCCGGCCGAGCGCGCCGTCCTGGACCGCTGGCTGCTGAGCGAGCTGCACACGCTGACCGACCGGGTGACGCAGGCGCTGGAGGCGTACGACACGCAGCGCGCCGGCAAGCTGCTCTCCGCGTTCGTGGACGACCTGTCCAACTGGTACGTGCGCCGGTCCCGGCGCCGGTTCTGGCAGGGTGACAAGGGCGCGCTGCGCACGCTCCACGAGGTCGTGGAGACCGTCACGCGCCTGATGGCCCCGCTGACCCCGTTCATCACCGAGCGGGTCTGGCAGGACCTGGTGGTGCCGGTGACGCCGGAGGCCCCCGAGTCGGTCCACCTGTCGACCTGGCCCGAGGCGGACCCGTCGGCGATCGACCCGGCGCTGTCGCAGCAGATGGCGCTCGTCCGGCGGCTGGTCGAGCTGGGACGCGCCACGCGCGCGGAGTCCGGCGTGAAGACCCGGCAGCCGCTGTCGCGGGCGCTGGTGGCCGCGCCCGGCTTCGAGTCGCTGGGCCCCGAGCTGCACGCCCAGATCACCGAGGAGCTGAACGTCTCGTCGCTGGCCTCCCTGTCCGAGGTGGGCGGTTCCCTGGTCGACACGACCGCCAAGGCCAACTTCCGGCCCCTGGGCAAGCGGTTCGGCAAGGGCGTCCAGGACGTCGCCAGGGCGATCGCCGAGGCCGACGCCGCCGCGCTGTCGCTGGCGCTGCGCGAGGGCCGGGCGACGCTGGAGGTCGGCGGCGAGACGATCACCCTCACGCCCGAGGAGGTCGTCGTCACCGAAACCCCCCGCGAGGGCTGGTCGGTGGCCTCCGACGCCGGCGCGACGGTCGCCCTCGACCTGGAGATCACCCCGGAGCTGCGCCTGGCGGGCCTGGCCCGCGACGCCATCCGGCTGATCCAGGAGGCGCGGAAGAACAGCGGCCTGGACGTCGCGGACCGCATCGCGCTGCGCTGGTCGTCGACGGACCCCGAGGTCGCGTCCGCCCTGGAGGGGCACGCCGGGCTCATCGCCGAGGAGGTCCTCGCCACGGACCTCGCGCGCGGCGAGGGGGACGGGTCGTTCGGCGAGCCGTTCACCGACGAGGCGCTGTCCCTGACCTTCCGCCTCCGCAGGACGCCGTAG
- a CDS encoding TraR/DksA C4-type zinc finger protein encodes MAAKKTADVTAAVGVAMPTARGVAEAEPQGLAVRPGEEPWTPEEVAEARAGLEGEARRLQEELAASEEALSGLMRDSGEGAGHDEADTGTKNITREHEMALAANARATLEQTEHALQRLDAGTYGLCEVCGRPIGKARMQAFPRATLCVEDKQKQERRG; translated from the coding sequence GTGGCAGCGAAGAAGACGGCGGACGTGACCGCGGCGGTCGGTGTGGCCATGCCCACGGCCCGCGGTGTCGCCGAGGCGGAGCCGCAGGGGCTCGCCGTACGGCCGGGCGAGGAACCGTGGACGCCGGAGGAGGTGGCGGAGGCCCGCGCCGGGCTGGAGGGCGAGGCCCGCCGCCTGCAGGAGGAACTCGCCGCGTCCGAGGAGGCCCTCTCCGGGCTGATGCGGGACTCCGGTGAGGGCGCCGGGCACGACGAGGCGGACACGGGCACCAAGAACATCACGCGCGAGCACGAGATGGCGCTCGCCGCGAACGCCCGCGCGACCCTGGAGCAGACCGAGCACGCCCTCCAGCGGCTGGACGCCGGGACGTACGGGCTGTGCGAGGTCTGCGGCAGGCCCATCGGCAAGGCCCGCATGCAGGCGTTCCCGCGGGCCACCCTCTGCGTGGAGGACAAGCAGAAGCAGGAGCGGCGCGGCTGA